The proteins below come from a single Prolixibacter sp. NT017 genomic window:
- the nhaD gene encoding sodium:proton antiporter NhaD — protein MDTIILIAFCFGYALIALENKVKINKAAIALLTGGFIWTAYILFNSNSESIVQQLVEHIGNISQIIFYLIGAMTIVELIDSYNGFDVITKQIKTSNERQLLLTLSVLTFFLSSVLDNLTTTIVMVTLIRRLLSDQKDRLLFVVMIIVAANSGGAWTPIGDVTTTMLWIGGQITTVNIMRELFVPSLVSMLVPLLLISLMVKGQFKRMDNTNQQSSILNFEKRIVFFTGIAALIFVPVFKFITNLPPFMGMLTGLSVLWIVTELLNKDRSYEHKITVTNALRKIDIPSVLFFLGILLAVAALESTGLLSNLAAALSKSIGNLKTIAISIGMLSSLIDNVPLVAASMGMYDLHSFPTDHYFWKLIAYCAGTGGSILVIGSAAGVAAMGIEKIDFFWYLKKISWIALIGYLSGAFLYIFML, from the coding sequence ATGGACACCATCATTCTAATCGCTTTTTGCTTTGGTTATGCATTAATTGCCCTTGAAAACAAGGTGAAAATCAACAAAGCAGCTATCGCCCTGTTAACAGGAGGCTTCATTTGGACAGCGTATATTCTATTTAATTCTAATTCAGAAAGCATTGTTCAACAGTTGGTTGAACACATTGGGAATATATCACAAATTATTTTTTACCTGATTGGTGCCATGACCATCGTTGAATTAATTGACTCTTATAACGGGTTTGATGTCATCACAAAGCAAATTAAAACAAGTAACGAGAGGCAACTTCTTCTGACCTTAAGCGTTCTTACCTTTTTTCTTTCTTCCGTTCTTGATAACCTAACCACTACGATTGTCATGGTTACCCTTATCCGAAGACTACTAAGCGACCAGAAGGACAGATTGTTGTTTGTTGTCATGATTATCGTCGCGGCAAATTCCGGAGGAGCCTGGACTCCTATCGGTGATGTAACGACAACCATGCTTTGGATTGGTGGTCAGATTACAACCGTTAATATCATGCGCGAATTATTTGTCCCCAGCCTGGTCAGTATGCTCGTCCCGCTATTATTAATCTCGCTTATGGTTAAGGGGCAGTTTAAAAGAATGGATAATACAAATCAACAATCAAGTATTCTGAACTTTGAGAAACGAATCGTCTTTTTTACCGGAATTGCAGCTCTAATTTTTGTCCCCGTTTTTAAATTCATCACCAATTTACCACCATTCATGGGAATGCTGACAGGGCTTTCTGTGTTATGGATTGTAACAGAACTCTTAAACAAAGACAGATCGTATGAACATAAAATAACCGTAACAAATGCATTACGCAAAATAGACATCCCGAGTGTTTTATTCTTTTTGGGAATTCTGCTGGCTGTTGCAGCACTTGAATCGACTGGTTTGCTCTCCAATTTAGCTGCAGCACTTAGTAAATCAATTGGAAATCTTAAAACCATCGCCATTTCCATTGGCATGCTTTCATCTCTGATAGACAACGTCCCCCTGGTAGCAGCATCGATGGGGATGTACGATTTACATTCATTTCCAACCGACCATTATTTTTGGAAACTGATTGCCTACTGTGCCGGTACCGGAGGTAGTATTCTTGTTATTGGCTCAGCAGCTGGTGTTGCTGCCATGGGAATAGAGAAAATTGACTTCTTCTGGTATCTCAAAAAAATAAGTTGGATTGCCCTTATTGGATATTTATCAGGCGCTTTCCTGTATATATTCATGCTTTAA
- a CDS encoding B12-binding domain-containing radical SAM protein, with protein MHRGSQIKFTLINPTSPLWRIGVHQRPANSGVFRFSMLASLYVAASMPSYVETKIVDEDVEPVDFNDDADIIGISFMTYNAPRAYEIADRFRAKGKTVIFGGYHPTFMPDEAIQHADAVCIGEAESNVPHMMKDYMNGRLKRFYRSPLVDLTGLPVPDRNLLRQRAYITTNTLQATRGCFNRCGFCSVARFNQYKLRTRPVGEVVEELKGLGREVLFMDDNIALDKEYARELFKAMIPLKKRWHSQCGISIAEDEELIRLAAQSGCRGLFIGFESLSRQSLESWRKLGNKRVDYLEAVKKLHGAGIGIFAGFIFGSDHEGPDVFADTLDFLLEANIEVLQATRLTPFPGTPLFEQLDSEGRIFDKDWSHYDFFHVVHQPLNMSVRELHNGTAWLQQQFYRYDRIIQRVRRASGYLHTGTVLRALLPLNLGYRHKLAAYTSLQKKLSFQPKAG; from the coding sequence ATGCATCGGGGATCCCAAATAAAGTTTACCCTGATTAATCCCACCTCTCCGTTGTGGCGCATTGGCGTCCATCAACGTCCGGCTAATTCCGGCGTGTTCCGATTTTCCATGCTGGCCAGTTTGTATGTGGCTGCTTCCATGCCTTCGTACGTTGAAACAAAGATTGTTGACGAAGATGTGGAGCCGGTCGATTTTAATGACGATGCAGATATCATCGGCATCTCGTTCATGACCTATAATGCACCCCGGGCTTACGAAATTGCCGATCGGTTCCGGGCAAAAGGCAAGACCGTTATTTTCGGTGGTTATCATCCTACGTTCATGCCGGACGAGGCAATTCAGCATGCCGATGCTGTTTGTATTGGTGAAGCCGAAAGCAACGTGCCCCACATGATGAAAGATTACATGAATGGCCGGTTGAAGCGATTCTACCGAAGTCCGCTGGTCGATTTGACAGGCCTGCCGGTACCCGACCGGAACCTGCTCCGCCAGCGGGCCTACATTACCACCAATACATTGCAGGCCACACGCGGATGTTTTAACCGGTGCGGGTTCTGTTCGGTGGCACGTTTTAACCAATACAAGCTGCGTACCCGGCCGGTAGGCGAAGTGGTGGAAGAGTTGAAAGGCCTGGGCCGCGAAGTGCTGTTCATGGACGATAACATTGCGCTCGACAAGGAATATGCCCGGGAATTATTCAAAGCCATGATTCCTTTGAAAAAGCGGTGGCATAGCCAATGTGGCATCAGCATTGCCGAAGACGAGGAATTAATTCGTTTGGCGGCTCAGAGCGGTTGTCGGGGACTGTTTATCGGCTTTGAGTCGCTTTCGCGGCAGAGCCTGGAAAGCTGGAGAAAATTGGGCAATAAACGTGTGGATTACCTCGAAGCAGTGAAGAAACTTCATGGGGCCGGTATTGGCATTTTTGCAGGGTTCATCTTCGGCAGCGACCACGAGGGGCCTGATGTATTTGCCGATACCCTCGATTTTCTGTTGGAAGCCAATATCGAGGTCCTTCAGGCTACCCGTTTGACACCTTTTCCGGGTACGCCGCTTTTTGAACAGCTGGACAGTGAAGGCCGCATCTTCGACAAGGATTGGAGTCACTACGATTTCTTCCATGTGGTACACCAGCCACTGAACATGAGTGTGAGGGAGCTGCATAACGGGACGGCCTGGCTCCAACAGCAATTTTACCGGTACGATCGCATTATCCAGCGGGTGAGAAGAGCATCCGGATATCTGCATACGGGAACCGTTCTCCGGGCTTTATTGCCATTGAATCTGGGGTATCGCCACAAGTTGGCTGCGTATACGTCTTTGCAGAAAAAGTTGTCGTTTCAACCGAAAGCCGGCTAG
- a CDS encoding aminotransferase class IV: MIGFDNGLFRELRVISVPVTSISINRGYGAFEFFEVINGKPFYGERHVERFKHSLRLLKLTIDFLPRLPKTIEEIILHNRMEHGYIKMFALPHTPRTGDFYQAALYIFPTEMPQYAPSLYEQGAHLALKEFSRFLPEAKSTNYLAGQFWADEATDSRTADILYHNGKTVQETSRGNIFTVKNGKVITPKENILKGVTRSIVLDILRGRKLSYQETEISLENLMTADEVFLTSTTKRIMPIVQIDGGTIGNGQPGAITRQIMDEFQRIRKDY; encoded by the coding sequence ATGATTGGGTTCGACAACGGCTTGTTCAGGGAACTACGGGTTATCTCGGTTCCGGTCACCAGCATCTCCATTAACCGGGGATACGGGGCCTTTGAGTTTTTTGAAGTCATTAACGGAAAACCGTTTTACGGGGAGCGGCACGTCGAGCGCTTCAAACATTCCCTCCGACTGTTGAAGCTGACAATTGATTTCCTGCCCCGTCTGCCGAAGACTATAGAGGAGATAATCCTGCACAACCGCATGGAACACGGTTACATCAAGATGTTTGCGCTGCCCCATACACCACGCACCGGAGACTTTTATCAGGCTGCCCTGTACATCTTCCCAACGGAAATGCCACAGTACGCACCATCGCTCTATGAGCAGGGAGCCCATCTGGCGTTGAAAGAGTTCAGCCGTTTTCTGCCGGAAGCCAAATCGACCAACTACCTGGCCGGGCAATTCTGGGCCGATGAAGCGACCGACTCCAGAACAGCAGACATTTTGTACCACAATGGTAAAACGGTTCAGGAAACTTCGCGTGGAAATATCTTCACAGTGAAAAACGGAAAGGTTATCACACCCAAAGAGAACATTTTAAAAGGAGTAACCCGAAGCATTGTTTTGGACATTCTCCGGGGACGCAAACTTAGTTATCAGGAGACTGAAATCAGTTTAGAAAATCTGATGACAGCCGATGAAGTGTTTCTGACCAGCACCACCAAACGAATCATGCCCATTGTGCAGATTGACGGAGGAACCATCGGCAACGGGCAGCCGGGAGCCATCACCCGCCAAATCATGGATGAATTTCAGCGGATTAGGAAAGATTACTGA
- a CDS encoding BamA/TamA family outer membrane protein: MKKNLFLLILLTAIPFWSSAQQNNQQNNQKKEIKTGWNMGALPAISFDSDLGFQYGAVVNFFNYGDGSNYPNYNHSLYFEVSHYTKGSGTYRFYYDSEALIPGIELTTDLSYLPDQAYDFYGFNGYEAVYNKNWTDDKSPDYRTRMFYKFHQKLFRFKTDIQGDWGDSNFRWLVGFNLLNFNISSVDVDKLNKGKKEADKLPPVSEQPGLYEKYQQWGIISAKEANGGFVPIVKAGLVYDTRDNKPNPMHGIWAEAELATAQKFMGAESSFTKLSITQRQYFTIVKNDLSFAYRIQWQQTIGGHAPFYYQPQIIASALRGSSSSGLGGAKTLRGILRNRIVGDGFVMGNTELRWKFARMEKFKQHFYWGLNGFLDFGRVVKKMDIQNKISNMNEPMNQYFNFGAEKMHYSVGGGLRLAMNQNFIAALDYGIALDKQDGDSGIYIGLNYLF; encoded by the coding sequence ATGAAAAAGAATCTATTCCTGCTTATCCTGCTGACTGCTATTCCGTTTTGGAGCAGTGCACAGCAAAACAATCAACAAAACAACCAGAAAAAAGAGATAAAAACCGGATGGAATATGGGCGCACTACCGGCCATTTCGTTCGACAGCGACCTGGGCTTCCAGTACGGAGCGGTCGTCAACTTCTTCAATTACGGCGACGGCAGCAATTACCCCAACTACAACCATTCGTTGTATTTCGAAGTTTCGCATTATACCAAAGGCAGCGGAACTTACCGTTTCTACTACGATTCGGAAGCATTGATTCCGGGCATCGAGCTGACCACCGACCTGAGTTACCTTCCTGACCAGGCATACGATTTTTACGGCTTCAACGGCTACGAGGCTGTGTACAATAAAAACTGGACCGACGACAAATCACCTGATTACCGTACCCGGATGTTTTACAAATTCCATCAGAAACTCTTCCGGTTCAAAACCGATATCCAGGGCGACTGGGGCGATTCGAATTTCCGCTGGCTGGTCGGTTTCAACCTGCTCAACTTCAACATCAGCTCGGTGGATGTCGATAAACTGAACAAGGGAAAAAAGGAAGCCGACAAACTGCCGCCGGTGAGCGAGCAGCCCGGACTGTACGAAAAATACCAGCAATGGGGAATCATTTCGGCAAAAGAAGCCAACGGAGGATTTGTTCCGATTGTGAAAGCCGGACTGGTGTACGATACCCGCGACAATAAACCGAACCCCATGCACGGCATCTGGGCGGAAGCCGAACTGGCCACCGCACAAAAATTCATGGGTGCCGAAAGCAGCTTTACCAAACTATCGATTACGCAACGCCAATATTTCACTATCGTGAAAAATGACCTGTCGTTTGCCTACCGCATCCAATGGCAGCAAACCATTGGCGGTCACGCGCCCTTTTACTACCAGCCACAAATTATTGCTTCTGCACTCCGTGGCTCATCCTCATCGGGATTAGGAGGTGCCAAAACACTGCGGGGTATACTGAGGAACCGCATCGTGGGCGACGGGTTTGTGATGGGTAATACCGAACTGCGCTGGAAATTCGCCCGGATGGAGAAATTCAAGCAACATTTCTACTGGGGCCTGAACGGATTCCTCGACTTCGGCCGCGTGGTGAAGAAGATGGACATCCAAAACAAGATTTCCAACATGAACGAGCCGATGAACCAGTATTTCAATTTCGGTGCTGAGAAGATGCATTACAGTGTCGGTGGCGGACTGCGCCTGGCCATGAACCAAAACTTCATTGCAGCGCTGGACTACGGTATTGCCCTCGACAAACAGGATGGTGATTCGGGTATTTACATCGGTCTGAATTACCTCTTTTAG
- the nfo gene encoding deoxyribonuclease IV, producing MKYIGAHVSAAGGVENTPANAHAIGAKAFALFTKNQRQWVAKPLTQENIDGFKANCKKYGYDPKHILPHDSYLINLGHPEKEGLKKSQDAFLDEMQRCEQLGLSLLNFHPGSHLKKISEKECLSKIAGSVNLALEKTKGVTAVIENTAGQGTNLGFSFEQLAEIIDQVEDKSRVGVCIDTCHAFTAGYDLITDEGYEETFRKLDEAVGLKYLKGIHLNDSKTELGSRVDRHDAIGKGFIGKEAFRRMMQDDRFDDIPIILETPNTEAWAEDIAMLYGFANE from the coding sequence ATGAAATACATTGGAGCACATGTGAGTGCAGCAGGAGGCGTGGAGAATACACCGGCGAATGCGCATGCCATCGGGGCGAAAGCCTTTGCTTTGTTCACCAAAAACCAGCGGCAATGGGTGGCCAAACCGTTAACGCAGGAAAACATCGACGGTTTCAAAGCCAACTGTAAGAAGTACGGCTACGATCCGAAGCACATCCTGCCGCACGATAGTTACCTGATTAACCTGGGGCATCCCGAAAAGGAAGGTTTGAAAAAGTCGCAGGATGCCTTTCTGGACGAGATGCAGCGTTGCGAACAGTTGGGCTTGTCGTTGTTGAATTTCCATCCGGGAAGTCACCTGAAAAAGATTTCTGAGAAAGAATGTTTGTCGAAGATTGCGGGCTCGGTTAACCTGGCGCTGGAGAAAACGAAGGGTGTGACGGCGGTAATCGAGAACACGGCCGGACAGGGAACGAACCTCGGTTTTTCGTTTGAGCAGCTGGCGGAAATCATCGACCAGGTGGAAGACAAAAGCCGCGTGGGCGTCTGCATTGATACCTGTCATGCCTTTACTGCCGGCTACGATTTGATTACCGATGAAGGCTATGAAGAGACTTTCCGAAAGTTGGACGAGGCTGTCGGATTGAAATATCTGAAAGGCATTCACCTGAACGATTCGAAGACAGAACTGGGGAGCCGTGTGGACCGGCATGACGCTATCGGCAAAGGTTTTATCGGGAAGGAGGCTTTTCGCCGGATGATGCAGGACGACCGTTTCGACGATATTCCCATTATTTTGGAGACGCCTAACACGGAAGCCTGGGCCGAAGATATCGCGATGTTATACGGGTTTGCCAACGAGTAA
- the corA gene encoding magnesium/cobalt transporter CorA, with amino-acid sequence MITFLYKENGRVHMEKVRDSISDFGDKEIIGIDLESPTPEERKQVESQYNIKLLSWQKAEEIESSSRYFETDDTIIANSNYMKMENGRYDYMPVSFIIKHQILFSYHYDKVDSFKNVYSRLQAQSVTDMDGYDLFLLVLDVRIDYDADLLEAVGRSINQISKKIRIDRDLDEESILQITQLQEATMLLRENIMDKQRVMSAILKSERFVNKKEGRLRIMLKDTGSLLEHTAFSFERLEFLQDTLMGLIDIEQNKIIKMFSVVAVVFMPPTLIASMYGMNFRIMPELSWSFGYPFAIVLMLASSVLTLWYFHRKGWL; translated from the coding sequence ATGATTACATTCCTGTATAAGGAAAATGGAAGAGTTCATATGGAGAAAGTCCGGGATTCGATTTCGGATTTTGGCGATAAAGAGATTATCGGAATTGATCTGGAAAGCCCGACTCCTGAGGAACGAAAACAAGTCGAAAGCCAATACAACATCAAGCTGCTGAGTTGGCAAAAAGCCGAAGAGATCGAGAGTAGTTCCCGCTACTTCGAAACGGATGATACCATTATTGCCAACTCCAATTACATGAAAATGGAAAACGGACGATACGATTACATGCCGGTTTCCTTCATCATCAAGCACCAGATCCTCTTTTCCTATCACTACGATAAGGTCGACTCTTTCAAGAATGTGTACAGTCGTCTTCAGGCACAATCGGTCACCGATATGGACGGATACGACTTGTTTCTGCTCGTGTTGGATGTGCGTATCGACTATGATGCCGATCTGTTGGAGGCCGTGGGACGAAGCATCAATCAAATCAGTAAAAAGATCCGTATCGACCGGGATTTGGACGAAGAGAGCATCCTGCAAATTACCCAGTTGCAGGAAGCTACCATGTTGCTGCGTGAGAATATTATGGACAAGCAGCGGGTGATGTCGGCTATCCTGAAGAGCGAGCGTTTTGTGAACAAGAAGGAGGGACGTTTGCGCATCATGCTGAAGGATACAGGGTCGTTGCTGGAACACACGGCGTTCAGCTTCGAACGTCTCGAGTTTTTGCAGGACACCCTGATGGGATTGATTGACATCGAGCAGAACAAAATCATCAAGATGTTCTCGGTGGTGGCCGTGGTATTTATGCCGCCAACTTTAATTGCCAGTATGTATGGCATGAACTTCCGGATTATGCCGGAACTGAGCTGGAGTTTTGGTTATCCGTTTGCCATTGTGTTGATGCTGGCATCCTCTGTTTTAACCCTTTGGTATTTCCATCGCAAGGGCTGGCTGTAG
- a CDS encoding nitrophenyl compound nitroreductase subunit ArsF family protein — protein MKNYLLISIMALVVFAACKPGHKKEAQRKVAMETDTVISIPAHTVNVYYFHGDKPCTTCQTVGNATKETVMKYFADSVNVHFIDVNINRRPNRKLARYYHITNTSIVIAGREGYDNLTKEAFDYAVKEPEKFQGLLKETIMQREEYNR, from the coding sequence ATGAAAAACTATCTTCTCATATCCATCATGGCCCTGGTCGTTTTTGCTGCCTGCAAGCCTGGTCATAAAAAGGAAGCACAGCGAAAAGTTGCCATGGAGACCGACACCGTTATTTCGATTCCGGCCCATACGGTGAATGTATACTACTTTCACGGCGACAAGCCCTGTACAACTTGTCAAACTGTAGGTAACGCTACGAAAGAAACGGTGATGAAATATTTTGCCGATTCGGTAAACGTACATTTCATCGATGTGAACATTAACCGCAGGCCCAACCGAAAACTGGCCCGTTATTACCACATTACGAATACGTCTATCGTTATTGCCGGGCGCGAAGGTTATGACAACCTGACGAAAGAGGCTTTCGATTACGCAGTTAAAGAGCCCGAAAAATTTCAGGGACTTTTAAAAGAAACTATTATGCAACGGGAAGAGTATAACAGATAA
- a CDS encoding prolyl oligopeptidase family serine peptidase: MKKLLLSLFLVWFAAGVYAQQEKKPLTTANFNTWKHIREPQISENGQYLVYELNPGHGDGNLVVKDMTSGRIDTIARGYDAKLSGNSSIVTFKIKPQLALRREAEVEKFKKDKQPQDSIGIYSFKTHQVVKYPKAESFKIPEEGAGWVAFMSDGKIESPADSTKADQPDGDKKKKKDKKESGNLVVVKPGLTDTLVFRDVKEYAWSKNGNTLMFTTEKKDSTANLASVNYFDTKSGERRIAFSGKGFPGEIAISEVGDRGAFLLSKDTVENKTYSLYLSEVDAAPSIIADTLTATLPEGWAPSGNGKLDFSKDGKRLYFGSAPKPEPEPKDTLMKSEKARLDIWSWTDKQLQPRQKIKLKSEKKRTYLAVYDVEKKTITQLADKKLKTVRTKRTGEEAYAVGIDPVPYERAMSWTGLERSDFYLVNIANGERKLLVKGVRRGRLGPAQHYFVYYNYQDSTYYSVNTKTLETLALTKSVKVPMYDELNDMPTPAYPYGIAGWGKDDKYVFVYDRYDIWRLDPSGKEKPVNLTEGYGRKHQMEFRYVKLNPDEEYISTKIPALLSVFQEETKQAGYASLRMNKEAVPDMLVWDDYMFRKTEKAKNAPQIIFTRESFTDYPDVWKTDDRFASYQKETDGEPQQKNYLWGSAELVSWTNLNGVKLQGILYKPENFDPSKKYPMMIYFYERSSDSFHRYWTPGPSRSIINKPFYTSNDYLVFVPDIVYTVGYPGQSAYNCIMSGVEALMDRYPFVDAKHMALQGQSWGGYQTAYLVTQTNLFAAAMAGAPVANMTSAYGGIRWGSGLSRMFQYEHTQSRLGGTLWDKPWRYLENSPLFYADRVQTPLLMMHNDHDTAVPWYQGIEYFVALRRLNKPVWMLSYNDEPHNLKADSWGDRMDLSIRMKQFFDHYLKGTAEPKWMKTGRPAIDKEMDGALEIK; encoded by the coding sequence GTGAAAAAATTACTTCTTTCTTTGTTTCTCGTGTGGTTTGCTGCCGGCGTATATGCTCAGCAAGAGAAGAAACCATTGACCACCGCTAATTTTAATACCTGGAAGCACATTCGTGAGCCGCAAATATCGGAGAATGGGCAGTACCTGGTTTACGAACTGAACCCGGGCCACGGGGATGGCAATCTCGTTGTGAAGGATATGACAAGCGGCCGCATTGACACCATTGCCCGGGGATACGATGCTAAGTTGTCCGGAAACAGTTCCATCGTGACGTTTAAAATTAAACCTCAGCTGGCGCTCCGTCGCGAGGCGGAAGTGGAGAAGTTCAAGAAGGATAAGCAGCCGCAGGATTCCATCGGGATTTATTCCTTTAAAACCCATCAGGTGGTAAAGTATCCCAAGGCTGAATCGTTTAAAATTCCCGAAGAAGGAGCCGGTTGGGTGGCATTTATGTCGGATGGAAAGATTGAAAGTCCGGCTGATTCAACGAAGGCAGATCAACCCGACGGGGACAAAAAGAAGAAGAAGGACAAAAAGGAATCGGGCAATCTGGTGGTTGTCAAGCCGGGCCTGACTGATACGTTGGTCTTTCGCGATGTAAAAGAGTATGCCTGGTCGAAAAACGGAAATACGCTGATGTTTACGACAGAAAAGAAAGATTCGACAGCAAACCTGGCATCCGTTAACTATTTTGATACCAAAAGTGGAGAAAGGCGCATTGCCTTTTCAGGGAAAGGATTCCCGGGCGAGATTGCCATCAGTGAGGTCGGTGACCGCGGAGCTTTCCTGTTATCGAAAGATACGGTTGAAAACAAAACTTATAGTTTGTACCTGTCAGAAGTTGATGCAGCCCCATCGATAATTGCTGATACGTTGACCGCGACTTTGCCAGAAGGCTGGGCTCCTTCGGGAAATGGGAAGTTGGATTTCTCAAAAGACGGGAAGCGCCTGTATTTTGGTTCGGCACCGAAACCGGAACCGGAGCCAAAGGACACGTTGATGAAAAGCGAAAAGGCCCGTCTGGATATCTGGTCATGGACTGATAAGCAATTGCAGCCCCGTCAGAAGATTAAGCTGAAAAGCGAGAAGAAGCGCACCTATCTGGCCGTGTACGATGTAGAGAAAAAAACAATTACCCAGCTGGCGGACAAAAAGCTGAAAACGGTTCGGACAAAAAGAACCGGAGAAGAGGCGTATGCGGTCGGTATCGACCCTGTACCTTACGAAAGAGCGATGTCCTGGACTGGCCTGGAGCGCTCGGATTTTTACCTGGTTAATATCGCGAACGGAGAGAGGAAGTTATTGGTAAAAGGTGTTAGGCGGGGACGCCTGGGACCGGCTCAGCATTACTTTGTTTACTACAATTACCAGGATAGTACTTACTATTCAGTGAATACGAAAACGTTGGAAACACTGGCGCTGACGAAGTCGGTAAAGGTGCCGATGTACGACGAACTGAACGATATGCCAACACCGGCTTATCCTTATGGGATTGCCGGATGGGGCAAAGATGATAAGTATGTTTTCGTGTATGATCGATATGACATTTGGCGTCTTGATCCATCGGGAAAGGAAAAACCGGTTAATCTAACCGAAGGATACGGACGCAAGCATCAGATGGAATTCCGGTATGTGAAACTGAATCCGGATGAAGAATATATTTCGACGAAAATTCCGGCATTGCTTTCGGTTTTCCAGGAAGAAACCAAGCAGGCTGGTTATGCTTCCTTACGGATGAATAAGGAGGCTGTGCCCGATATGTTGGTTTGGGATGATTACATGTTCCGGAAAACCGAGAAAGCAAAAAATGCCCCGCAAATCATATTCACGCGGGAATCGTTCACCGACTACCCCGATGTTTGGAAAACAGATGACCGGTTTGCCAGCTACCAGAAAGAAACGGATGGCGAGCCGCAGCAGAAGAATTATCTGTGGGGCTCCGCAGAACTGGTGAGTTGGACCAATCTGAATGGAGTGAAGTTGCAGGGAATATTGTATAAGCCCGAAAATTTCGATCCGTCGAAAAAGTATCCTATGATGATTTATTTCTATGAACGGAGTTCCGACTCGTTCCATCGTTACTGGACTCCCGGGCCGAGCCGTTCCATCATTAATAAGCCGTTTTACACCAGCAACGATTACCTTGTTTTTGTTCCCGATATCGTTTATACCGTCGGTTATCCGGGACAAAGCGCTTACAACTGCATTATGAGTGGGGTAGAAGCGTTGATGGATAGATACCCGTTTGTGGATGCGAAGCACATGGCTTTGCAGGGACAAAGCTGGGGTGGTTATCAAACGGCTTACCTGGTGACGCAGACCAACCTGTTTGCTGCTGCCATGGCGGGTGCTCCGGTGGCCAACATGACGAGTGCCTATGGCGGTATTCGCTGGGGAAGCGGTTTAAGCCGAATGTTCCAGTACGAGCATACCCAGAGTCGCTTGGGAGGAACGTTGTGGGATAAACCGTGGCGCTACCTCGAGAATTCGCCGTTGTTCTATGCCGACAGGGTTCAAACGCCGCTGCTAATGATGCACAATGATCATGATACGGCAGTTCCGTGGTATCAAGGTATTGAATATTTTGTGGCACTGCGCAGACTGAATAAGCCGGTTTGGATGCTGAGCTACAATGACGAGCCGCATAACCTGAAAGCTGATAGCTGGGGCGACAGAATGGATTTGTCTATCCGGATGAAACAATTCTTCGACCATTACCTGAAAGGAACTGCAGAACCGAAATGGATGAAAACAGGTCGTCCTGCCATTGATAAAGAAATGGATGGTGCGTTGGAAATAAAATAA